The window tagatataggtctgtagcagtttgggtcaagagtgtccccccctttgaagagggggatggaccGCGCTGcagttttggtccgactctccttcaccacacctagaaagccgttacaataTATATGAATATGATGGTGTGAGTAGACAGTAGTACAGTATGTAAATAGAAAGGTCTGTACAGCAgtagttttgtattttttttatttcacctttatttaaccaggtaggccagttgagaacaagttctcatttacaactgcgacctggccaagataaacaaagcagtgcgacacaaacaacaacacagagttatacatggaataaacaaacatacagtcaataacacaatagagaaaaaagtctatatacagtgtgtgcacatgaggtaagattagggagataaggcaataaataggccatagtggtgaaataattacaatttagcaattaaacactgtagtgatagatgtgcagaatatgaatgtgcaagtagagatactggggtgcaaaggagcaaaaaatgtataacagtatggggatgaggtagttaggtaggatgggctatttacagatgggctatgtacaggtgcagtgatctgtgagctgctctgacagctgctgcttaaagttagtgagggagatatatgccattcagtgatttttgcaattcattccagtcattgtcagcagagaactggaaggaatagttatataggatgagccatgactagaatacagtatataaatataaaGTGGGTTAAAACATTATTACAGTGGCCTCCCGAgtgtcgcagcggtctaaggcactgccgtGCTTGAGGCGTCATTACAGAACCAGGTTCGATCCCGTgctgtgtcgcagctggccgcgacgGTGAACAATTgttccagcgtcgtccgggttaggggagggtttggccggctgggatgccATTGTCCAATCGCGCTCTAgagactcctgtggtgggccgggcgcatgcacgctgacacggtcgcctgttgtactgtgtttcctctgacacattggtgaggctggcttccaGGATAatagagcagtgtgtcaagaagcagtgtggcttggcagtttgtgtttcagaggacgcatggctctcgaccttcgcctctcccgagtccgtacggacgttgcagcgatgggacaagactgtaactaccaactggggagaaaaaggggtaaaacattttttataataataacattattaaagtggccagtgttcaatgactctatgtacatagggcagcagtttctaaggtgcagggtagagtaccgggtggtagccggctagtgacagtgtctaaggttcagggcagggaactgggaggaggccggctagtgatgactgtttaacagttcGAGATGGCCTggagaagctgtttatcagtctctcggtccagGCTTTGATGTGCCTGTAATGTCTCCGCCTTCTAAATGGTAGAGaggtgaacaggccatggttcGGTGACTGAGGTCCTTGACGAGCTTcttagccttcctgtgacaccggtgctctagatgtcctggagggcatgatgtgttgatgtgatgtgttggctaactgcaccaccctctggagagccttgcggttgagggtggtgcagttgccgtaccaggcggtgatacagaacACTTAGGTGGTGCATCTGCAGAcgttgtgagggtcttaggggccaagattaatttcttcagcctcctgaggttgaagaggtgttgTTGACCATTTCAGGTCCTAAATTATTTGCACGCTggggaacttgaagcttttgatcctctccactgcagccctgtcaatgtggatgggggcgtgctctctccGCTAttcttcgttttgttgacgttgagggagaggttattttcctggcaccactccaccagggccctcacctcctccctgtaggctgtctcgtcgttgttggtaatccggcctaccactgttgtgttgtctgcaaacttgatgattgaattggagACATGCGTGGCGGTTTCACATAAAcagatagtgagagagaaagagagaaataaaatcCAGATGACATTCACCTTTAAAGGAACTGTAACAGTTTAGCGTTCCTTCTGTTGTTATTGGCATCCTCTTTAccctagacccccccccccctcacacacacacaacgttgaAACCACAAGCACACAATGAGAGCATTTCAAGGAACATGAAGCCCAAACAGGAAATGATAACAAGACAGAGATCTTGCGATGTGGTGACACCCTTCCTCTCTCAgagttcctctcctcttctagtaTCAGTATGAAACATAAAATCATAACGACACACcaagggttgtgttcattaggcagcaAACAGACGAAAAACGTCTGAAACAGGGAggaactacctgaacttgtccaataagaaacactcatAAGCGTTTTCCATTTCAAAATGTtccaaatgtaaaaaatgtaccaTTGCCTACTATAATGAACACAACACAAGGTCCATAGCATATGTGATATGACTAACAGGGTGGTGATTAGGAACCATTTACCTCTTGGTTCCCTACGCATTAATTAAGACTGATACTGATATGATCTCTATGGAAGGTTGTGTTGAATAAAATGAAGGAAATGGGGATGCATAAAgtctagcagatgttatagcgggtgcagagaaatgcttgtgttacattgcatgtcagagcaaaaaccaagccatgaggttaaggaattgtccttagagctccgattGTGTCgtagcacagatctggggaagggtaccaacacatttctgcagcattgaaggtccccaagaacacagtggcctccatcattcttaaaatggaagaattttggaaccaccaagacaattcctagagctggcagcccggccaaactgagcaatcaggggagaagggccttggtcagggaggtgaccaagaacccaatggttactctgacagagctccagagttcctctgtgaagatgggagaaacttccaggaggacaaccgtctctgcagcactccaccaatcaggcctttatggtagagtggccagacggaagtcactcctcagtaaaaggcacatgacagctctcttggagtttgccaaaaggcacctaaaggactctcagaccatgagaaacaggattctccgatctgatgaaactaagatttaATTATTTGGCCTGCATGCCaagcgtctggaggaaacctggcaccatccctactgtgaagcatggtggtgccagcatcatgctgtcgagatgtttttcagcggcagggactggaagactagtcaggttcgagggaaagatgaatggagcaaagtacagaaatatccttgatgaaaaacctgctccagagcactcgtgacctcaaactggggcaaaggttcaccttccaacaggacaacaaccctaagcacacagccaagacaacgcaggagtcaCTTCGGaacaagtctatgaatgtccttgagtggcccagccagagcccggacttgaacccgatcgaacatctctggagagacctgaaaatagctgtgcagcaacgctccccatccaacctgacagagcttgagaggatctgcagagaagaatgggagaagctccccaaatacaggtgtgccacgcttgtagcgtcatacccaagaatacccAAGTCAAGGCTCTAATCACTTtcaaaggtccttcaacaaagtactgagtaaagggtctgaatacttatgtaaatgttatatttcagttctGATatttttatggggtattgtgtgtagattaatgagggaaaaaacgaattgaatacattttagaataaggctgtaacttaacaaaaatgtagaaaatgtcaaggggtctgaatactttccaaatgcactgtaaatacacagtatgtttaaacagtataacaaaaATGCAATGTACAGTAGCAGATATATTAAAATGAGATATGTGAAGAATACAGTACATGAATACACAGTGTGAAAAACAGTATAAAAGATACGGTCCAGTGTTTAATAAGAAGAATGAACTAATAACATAGACAGACAATCAGATCAAACATATAGATCAGCATTACGGTTTAGTCCATCTGAATTATTTGAAGAAACCCCAGAGCTGATCAGTGAATGGTGGATCTGAGGGTGTGTCAAATAGAGATTATAAATAGTCACAAGGAGAATTTCCTGGTCACATGACTTTACCAGGAAAAAGATCTGGGATCAGTCCAGTGTGAAGGACTCACCTGGTTGAGGTAAGCAGGTGTGTAGTAGGAGCAGCAGGATCAGCAGGAGGCATGGGACTCTGGGCCATGCCATTACTCACACCACTATGCCATCAGCACctatggaaaacacacacacaccaaatgagTGGTGAATGGCAGGTGTATGAATGTTTCAGAattcccacacacacagatgcggacacacacgcacagacaaaacttttacacacacacacacacacacacacacacacacacacacacacacacacacacacacacacacacacacacacacacacacacacacacacacacacacacacacacacacacacacacatccttaaaggtccaatgcagccagaTTTAATTTCaaaatcaaataatttctgggtaacaaataAAAAGTACCTTActatgattgttttcaattaaaatgtgaTCAACAACAGCAGCATGGCTTCTTAGCAAAAAGCGATTTAcaaagcaagaattttgctaggactgtctgggagtgatcTGAGTAGGGAATGGAaaattggcagagaggtttgaaactctctgtcttattggtctattaactcatttaacaccaggtgatgtcaccaggcaggccaaatctccatcccaccaaaacagctcctacactaaaatggcattatcataattttcccaatttcacagtattattccaacctcatagtgtggaaatatatttaaaatatatttaaaacccaGGAGCataactgcactgggcctttagtccttaattgaaataataacaaAGTGGTCAacagcctctgttttggtaaaaagatgaaggatgggcctggagaaatgtaaccactctcaaattcatagacaggcctatggatgcaaggactgaccatgcaTGATATCAACATTACAGTTTTAACCATGCTTTGAGGCTAGACagggtttgtttacatttacattgtttacaaacattggagtaaaacaagacTGATCTTTGGTGATAGGTGTTGTTCACACAGTAACGTGCAAACCTTTTCAGTGTTACagccaatgatttatatatacactagatgactgctAGGGGGCGATGTGTTGAAGCCAATGTGCCTCCAGCTTGGCACTTCCTCCCTTACTGTTGTAAAAAATACTTTGGAAGCCATAAAAATGTATGTATTAATGTCAACGTTCGTTTTTGCCTCATGTATTCTATTATAGACTCCTTAGCTGACAAgggaaaaatctgttgttctgcccctaaacaaggcagttaacctactgttccccggtaggccgtcattgaaaataagaatttgttgttaactgacttgcctagtaaaataatacATACTTTAAAATTATATTATGTGTGCTTAACATAAACATTTGAAATATATACAAATGTTTTCCTTAAAGTACAATTTTTAGATTACTAATGTTACTGacccactacaacaacaaaaatgacacaaatacatgtaatttcgtccttgaaacatttaatggaaatactgtagaatttcaTTCATTCCTATAGATTGATGTTCCTACCATTGAGTGGCTTCACTCAGTGGCCAATACGTAAcaatcagcaatccagggtttatatacatcattggttaCATATCTGTCACTGTCTTCGCCACTGACATATCTGCCACTCTGTGTATTGTGTAGCCTACATACATGTTTTTAAGCCAAAAGCACAGGATGATAAAAGCATCTGGTTTCTATTAACCATTGTTGTCATGTTATGATGCAAATGAGCTTACCATAGCCATAAGTATAGAGATGAGAGTGAACATTCAAAGTCTTGTATCATTTCAAGTCTAAAAACGTTATACTGCTAGGCCTAGTGATCAATATGATTTCCGCAACTGTAAGTTATGTTGAAAAATAAGTGGTTCGAAAAATAAGAGCTATTACCTCGTCGTCAAGAAAGACTTCAAAATAACGGAACTTCCATCTTTCGCCAGCATTCTATTGTACATTGAATAAATGTTTGCGATGTTTACGTGCGCAGAAGTTTGGGAGATTTTCGCTGCACACTGGCTATATTTCATTCCAAAACGATGCTTCCTCCCTTGCCTCCTCGCTCACTCCCTTTCACGGAAATGATTAGGCTGAataggtgaaagcaatatggCAGAAACTAGATTGGATGTGTGTGTAGACCTAACTATTTCTCACACATCCAACTTGTCTATGATCCTCAAAGCGGAGTGTAATGAGCTGCGAAGGGGTATGGACACATCTCTAAAAAGCTCTGAGATCTGTCTATGACCCGCCTACTATGACCCGCCTACTATGACCCGCCTAAATTGACTTTGAAAGCGATCCTCTATTGCATCAATTTTAACCCTACATTATAATGGTGTTTTCACATATAGTCAGTCCTCTTTAAAATAACTGATTtcagtcctctttaaagtgaactctgtTTTCACACTGCGCTTTCCTTTGAATGAGAAACTCTTTTGTCAGTTCACTTCACCTATTTTGTGGCCGAATCCGTTCTGCATTCACATTTCTATGTTTAGAAGGGAACCAATATCTTTTTCCAACATTCACTTAATGCACTGTGGGTTTTTCAAAGTGCAGGTGGAGCCATTCAATCAGGTGTTATCAGACAGCTAGATATACCTTATATCTACTTACATTTTGGAAGCTAATAGATTGCATTTACTGAAAAGATGAGAGATAGTAATTGTAATCAGAATATAATTTTAACATGTAAATAGTATTGGTAACATAATAAATAGTAGAAGAATAACAACAGATTAAATGATGCTGTAATTTATGTTGGCCACTGCAACTTCCAGATTGTATCCGTTCTGTTCAGTTCCCTTATGGGCTCTTTTGAGGGGTCAAGTGTGTTTTATTCCTGTGGGATTGTACTCCATTTGAATGAGTCATTTTATTCAAAACGCAATATTTTTGTGCAGTAGAATTAAAAGTTCCTTTACACATGTCATAGGCCAACTCCCATTATGTCCTATGGCCCTATGTTTTCCTATGTCATGATTCTGGCATTGGCCGTATCTGTGGCTGGTGGGAAAACATACCAAGAGTCAGAATGTTAAGCAAATCAAATTTTTATTAAAACCTTTATAACAGGTTCATAATCCAAAATTAAACAGATTTGacagatttaaaaataaaaaaataagggcCATGTGAATGACGACAGTGAGACAAAAAGTAGGAAGGATCCAAAAACAGCAATGGAGAAAGTGGTCTGGAAACCACATTTCATCACAGGTAGCCACATTCCACAAGGTATAGAGACAGGAAGATATCGGTATTCAGTCCCAGTCGGTAATGACATAATAATAAGGAATTCCCCTAGACCACGCCCATAAATTGGGGAAAACCCGCTGAAATTCCGACCAATGGTTCGCAATGGTCCCACGTTGGGAAATAGAGCCTgggagaagagccctgtggcttcaggctattctGTGTGGGAAATGTGGGGACGCGGTGTCCAAGAAGGCTATACGTAGgtatgtgtgtggaaaacatttcatCACGGTTAACACATGTAACTTGTTTAGCTCATACTGTCCGTTTGTAATTCCACTAGCTGGATAGTcagattgtttgtgttattggtcttggctagcttaatgttcCGGTCAGTAGCTAGCTGTCACTCAAGTTGCTGCTAGCATTGTCATGGAAAAGGGAATAATAAGGGAAGCCCTACAATATTACGTTTTTCTAAGTTTTCTAGAACGCTAGGGAGAGGCAATATTGAAAAGTAATCTTTAGACATGTTGTACTTTTCGTAAATGGagttttgtaattgactaaaacaagcagacaatAAGAAAATTGCGTTTGAAAAAGATAACTTTTTTGCTGTGAGCCAATGGGGAAACCTAGGTAAGCACAGGTTGTTTTACAGGCAGGTAGGGTCATGAGGTTCAATCTAATACCGACTGGGTCAATATGGAGAATAAGGTTATATTCTCCCTGCACAGTTAACATGATACTTTAACTCGGAAACACTCTGGAGAGCAGTTAgaaaaaccgagagagagagatatgagaaaaTACCAGGTATGTGTAGGGCTATGTGTGTGCATGGGAGGAGAGATAATGGGGTGGATTCTCAGCAAAGGGAGCTGATGTCTCCCTTGCTGCAGCCCCACTTGCAGCAGGCATTGGACAGGCCCACCACCACATCACGGCCCTTACGGTCTGACATACGGAGAGCCTCCAGTATCTCCTCTGAGATGAGGGAGCGGGCTGGCCTGCTGATGAACACCCCACCCTCCTGGACATGCTGGAAGGGACCCTCTGGGACCTGTGAGTCTGAGTTCCAGCCTTCAGACGAGTCCTCGTCATGGGAGCTGAAAGGGTCCTGAGGGAAGTCTCCTGAAATGCAGTTTATAGTAGGAGTGTTGAAATGTGATATTGACTCTCAGTGCTGCTCAATTTATACATTCAAAAGTCAAAGATTACTGTGTTTctatttcaaataaaatgttatgtgTAACGTGCCAAATacaagtaaaaaatagataagtaaaaaaaataataataaaagtaacaagtaattaaagagcagcagtaaaataaccctagcgaggctatatacagggggtaccggtacagagtcaatgtgagtagcagtagcgtaaaaagggggggcaatgcaaacagtctgggtagccctttgattagctgttcaggaggcttatggcttgggggtagaagctgtttagaagccttttggacctagacttggtgctccggtaccgacTGACActcagtagcagagagaacagtctatgactagggtggctggagtccttgacaattttttgagccttcctctgacaccgcctggtatagaggtcccggatggcaggaagtttgaccccagtgatgtactgtgtcgtacacactaccctctgcagtgccttgtggtcagaggccaagcagttgccataccaggcagtgatgcaaccagtaggatgctctcgatggggcAGCTGTATagcactttttgaggatctgaggacccatgtcaaatactttcagtctcctgagagggagactactgtcttgatgtgtttggaccaatgcacaatacatttaaatgaaaaaAATGTAATCGACTGTGCGGATATAATACATTCCAATGGACAAAGCCAGTGGTACAAAAAAAGCCAACATAGTCCTTTCCCTTTACTCAACAAACCATAAATCACTGATAAATTGAATCAGGTGCATTACTGCTTGGCTAGAATCAAAATGTGCACAATTTAGAAACACAATGACCCAATAAAAGGCTTGTCCAGCTGGCATGCCTCACCTGCACTCCCGAGTGACCGTCTCCAGCGAGATCCTCCACAGGTGAAGATGACCGCCCGGATGAACTCCCGGCCACATAGCTTCACTCCATACGTGGGGCGCTCCATCCCCTGCACCCCAGCcactaacagacacacagctAATACCAGTGGTTTCCACATCATGTCCCAGGAGGTAAATGAACGAGTGAGCcaaaaaggaggagagagaatagattCTTCAATGGTAGACTGGGCTGTTTGGAGCAGgtgtttttctctgtctctctgtggtcgCGAGTGTTGTGTGACTTCCCCAGTGACCTGGTATTGGTTTATAAAGGGGTCCTCAGCCATACGAGGTAGACATGGAACTTGCACATGCACACCCTCCCAACCAGGACAGTcatagataggagagagagatagacccaGAGACCTTTATGGAGACAAAGCACTGACCAAAGGTGGCATAATTAGCCAATACTGCTCAAACGCGACGATGATGTCAGAGTAGTTTGTAATCTGATTACAGGAAAAACGAATTTTCTGGATGTCAAACCCACGTTTCATTTGAATCCTCACCTATACCTTTTTTGTGGTCATCACCCACCTCAAACTCACTTGATCACCAGACATTTCTGCTCATGCAAAGCAAGTGTTAATGTGCAAAGCCACGGTGTAGTGGGAACACTCCCTAACACATGTTACATACAAATCCCATCCGGAGACCAGGATTCAATACCTGTGTCCACCCTTCCCACTGTTTCTCCCTCTTGTTTATTTCCTCACTATCTGAATAAAGTGTCAAAACAccttaaaaatacatttaaacttgaTCAAATCTTCTACAGTGTAATGGATTTCTTCATCTGaacgagaggcggaccaaagcgcagcgtggttgttttgattcatgttttaataaatcccttcacatgaacaaactaacaaaaacaagaaatgtgaaaactcaaaacagccctatctggtgcaaaacacagagacaggaacaatcacccacaaacacacagtgaaacccaggctacctaagtatgattctcaatcagagacaactaatgacacctgcctctgattgagaaccatactaggcctaaacatagaaatacccaaattatagaaaaacaaacatagactgcccacccaactcacgccctgaccatactaaataatgataaaacaaaggaaataaaggtcagaacgtgacatacagAGGTACAGTAGGAATGTTGGGTATGATGACACAGTTCAGAAGTGTGATGCCACCGTGTCAAAATGTCGGTATCAAGAACATGTTTTCTCAAACAAAAATACCCAGTttagtacatacagtatactactaATGTACATGTGTGCTACATTTCAGTAGTGGAAGATCCAGCCTACCGACGGAGGAGGAGCTGTGACTGTGGATGACGACGAGGTGCCTGTTG of the Oncorhynchus kisutch isolate 150728-3 unplaced genomic scaffold, Okis_V2 scaffold1763, whole genome shotgun sequence genome contains:
- the LOC109877744 gene encoding relaxin-3: MAEDPFINQYQVTGEVTQHSRPQRDREKHLLQTAQSTIEESILSPPFWLTRSFTSWDMMWKPLVLAVCLLVAGVQGMERPTYGVKLCGREFIRAVIFTCGGSRWRRSLGSAGDFPQDPFSSHDEDSSEGWNSDSQVPEGPFQHVQEGGVFISRPARSLISEEILEALRMSDRKGRDVVVGLSNACCKWGCSKGDISSLC